A single window of [Clostridium] hylemonae DSM 15053 DNA harbors:
- a CDS encoding DnaJ C-terminal domain-containing protein — protein MAVKRDYYDILGIHKNAEEAEIKKAYRKLVKKYHPDTNAGDAQAEQQFKEVTEAYTILSDPEKRKLYDQFGHAAFDGSGAGAGAGGRTGGAAGTGGTYQEYHFEGGNMDDIFGDIFGDLFRGGKADDAEYQRFGGGFGRSRYRRKGQDVRAEVSVSFDEAVFGCDKIISFQNMERADGSVQSLQVHIPAGIESGKSIRLRGKGMPGVNGGEGGDLLLKVTVGEKYGFERKGQDVYTTASIPFTTAVFGGEVRVRTLYGEVLCKIREGTQSGTKIRLRGKGIVSMKDPDVHGDQYVTVQIEVPKHLTGEAEQKLKEYEEACKSGSRGRKKNSAA, from the coding sequence ATGGCGGTAAAAAGAGATTATTACGATATTCTCGGAATCCATAAAAATGCAGAGGAAGCTGAGATAAAAAAGGCATACAGGAAGCTGGTGAAAAAGTATCATCCGGACACAAATGCCGGTGATGCACAGGCAGAACAGCAATTTAAGGAAGTGACGGAGGCGTATACTATATTAAGTGACCCTGAGAAACGAAAACTGTATGACCAATTCGGCCATGCCGCATTTGACGGCAGCGGCGCAGGAGCAGGTGCCGGAGGGCGTACGGGCGGTGCTGCCGGTACAGGCGGCACATATCAGGAGTATCATTTTGAGGGCGGCAATATGGACGACATCTTCGGAGATATCTTTGGAGACTTATTCCGTGGCGGTAAAGCAGATGACGCTGAGTATCAGCGTTTTGGTGGAGGATTTGGACGTTCCCGGTACCGGAGAAAAGGGCAGGATGTGCGTGCGGAGGTCTCGGTGAGTTTTGACGAGGCTGTGTTTGGCTGTGACAAGATCATCAGCTTTCAGAATATGGAGAGGGCGGACGGTTCCGTACAGTCCCTTCAGGTACACATACCTGCGGGCATCGAGAGCGGCAAGAGCATCCGGCTTCGAGGAAAGGGAATGCCGGGCGTGAATGGCGGAGAAGGCGGTGATCTGCTTCTGAAAGTGACGGTGGGAGAGAAATACGGTTTTGAGCGGAAGGGACAGGATGTGTACACGACGGCATCGATACCGTTTACGACCGCTGTATTCGGAGGAGAAGTGCGCGTGCGGACACTCTATGGCGAGGTACTCTGCAAGATTCGGGAAGGCACGCAGTCCGGCACAAAGATACGCCTAAGAGGAAAGGGGATCGTATCTATGAAAGATCCTGATGTGCACGGAGACCAGTATGTGACCGTACAGATCGAAGTTCCGAAGCATTTGACAGGAGAGGCAGAGCAAAAGCTGAAAGAGTATGAGGAGGCATGCAAAAGCGGCAGCCGCGGCAGAAAAAAGAACAGTGCGGCCTGA
- a CDS encoding TetR/AcrR family transcriptional regulator has protein sequence MAQVLKEDIREKILQSALEEFYEKGFTGAVMRSIAGRARIPTGLIYSYYPGKEVLFEEVLRPVRYNWKSVLIEGAGRHSGTFERLNKREMDCIRNLLEHRKEFIILMDKSGNTKFSNEKENFILEIEQHLKCLMQHNGKYDETYIHIVVDNFVEGLLQVMYHCNEKEHALLTMEKLIQMYLYGIGL, from the coding sequence ATGGCACAAGTCTTAAAAGAGGATATCCGTGAAAAGATTTTACAGTCGGCGCTTGAAGAGTTTTATGAAAAAGGCTTCACGGGAGCAGTCATGCGCAGCATCGCCGGACGTGCCCGTATCCCGACAGGACTTATCTACTCTTATTATCCGGGTAAAGAGGTTCTCTTTGAGGAAGTGCTCCGGCCGGTGCGCTACAACTGGAAATCTGTTCTCATAGAGGGAGCAGGACGGCACAGTGGGACGTTTGAACGGCTGAATAAAAGAGAGATGGACTGCATCAGAAATCTGCTGGAGCACAGGAAAGAGTTCATCATATTGATGGATAAGAGCGGGAACACCAAGTTCTCGAATGAAAAAGAAAACTTTATTCTGGAGATAGAACAACATTTAAAGTGTCTGATGCAGCACAACGGAAAATACGACGAGACCTATATTCATATTGTCGTAGACAATTTTGTGGAAGGACTGTTACAGGTTATGTATCACTGCAATGAGAAAGAGCATGCGCTGCTCACAATGGAAAAATTGATACAGATGTATTTATATGGAATCGGCTTATAA
- a CDS encoding MATE family efflux transporter translates to MNENKTKMKLLGQEKVSKALLKLGIPTMAGMLISALYNAIDAYFVGGLGMSQMGAVSVVFPIVQLVIGLGMMFGAGASSYISRLLGSEEYQQADRAASTALISGVAVGAVIIAGILCDLDGVLKALGATETILPYARAYARIYVTGSILNVFTVSMNNILTAQGAVRVTMAAMLSGSVVNVILDPVFIYGLNWGIEGAAAATVLSLCINLAFYVVYLTRKKGVLRLSVKKFTWSRHLYGEVLKIGIPVLAFQLFSSVSLGLANMAAKQYGDYAVAAVGAVSKVLMVGTYVVFGFMKGFQPFTGYNYGAKQYRRVKSAIRLSLTWSSVFCIAAGGLCVILSEQVIRLFGSDADMISFGSRVLTVNAVTFCTFGLQMVYASLYLSAGRSMIGSILSLGRQGVFFIPLILILPRVFGIDGLIWAQPAADLIAAVVTVCFAVTTDSRLGLEKEAGKGERENELLQR, encoded by the coding sequence ATGAATGAAAACAAAACTAAAATGAAACTGCTTGGACAGGAGAAGGTGTCAAAGGCGCTGCTGAAGCTTGGCATACCTACAATGGCCGGAATGTTGATTTCCGCTCTGTACAATGCCATTGACGCATATTTTGTCGGCGGGCTTGGTATGAGCCAGATGGGGGCGGTATCAGTTGTATTTCCGATCGTGCAGCTTGTGATCGGACTGGGAATGATGTTCGGCGCCGGCGCGTCTTCCTACATTTCGCGTCTGCTTGGAAGTGAAGAATATCAACAGGCCGATAGAGCGGCATCTACCGCGCTTATTTCAGGAGTGGCGGTGGGAGCTGTCATTATAGCAGGAATCCTCTGTGATCTGGATGGAGTGCTCAAAGCGCTCGGGGCGACAGAGACGATCCTGCCTTATGCGAGAGCCTACGCCAGAATATATGTCACAGGTTCCATCCTCAATGTGTTTACCGTATCCATGAATAATATACTGACGGCACAGGGGGCGGTGCGGGTGACGATGGCCGCCATGCTAAGCGGAAGCGTTGTCAATGTGATACTGGATCCGGTCTTCATATATGGACTGAACTGGGGGATCGAGGGTGCTGCGGCGGCTACGGTGCTTTCTCTGTGCATTAATCTGGCGTTCTATGTTGTCTATCTTACAAGGAAAAAGGGAGTGCTGAGACTCTCTGTAAAAAAATTCACGTGGAGCCGTCACCTATACGGTGAGGTGTTGAAGATTGGGATCCCGGTACTTGCCTTCCAGCTTTTTTCCAGTGTTTCCCTCGGGCTTGCCAACATGGCGGCAAAGCAGTACGGAGATTATGCGGTGGCGGCGGTGGGAGCGGTCAGCAAGGTACTTATGGTAGGAACCTATGTGGTATTTGGATTCATGAAAGGATTTCAGCCCTTTACAGGATATAATTACGGAGCAAAGCAGTACAGGCGTGTGAAGAGCGCCATACGCCTGAGCCTGACCTGGTCCAGCGTATTCTGCATCGCGGCAGGCGGTTTATGTGTCATTCTTTCAGAACAGGTCATACGGCTTTTCGGTTCTGACGCGGATATGATTTCGTTTGGCAGCCGGGTACTTACTGTCAATGCCGTGACTTTTTGCACATTCGGACTTCAGATGGTGTACGCGTCTTTGTATCTTTCCGCAGGCAGGAGCATGATTGGAAGTATATTAAGCCTCGGCAGGCAGGGTGTTTTCTTCATACCGCTCATATTGATTCTGCCGCGTGTGTTTGGGATAGACGGACTCATATGGGCTCAGCCCGCCGCCGACTTGATCGCGGCCGTCGTCACGGTCTGTTTTGCGGTAACGACGGACAGCAGGCTTGGTCTTGAAAAAGAGGCGGGGAAAGGGGAGCGGGAAAATGAACTATTACAGCGCTGA
- a CDS encoding SPL family radical SAM protein, whose translation MKFDAVYYEPDSLSYELGKQLKTKFADLPWIPVDSHNSIKEMREKENSEFGKMKRNLIIGIRKTHKYVENHKVSDYLVPYTSSGCTAMCLYCYLVCNYNKCAYLRLFVNREQMLDRLIKKGAASDKPLTFEIGSNSDLVLENTITGNLQYTISRFTEEGTGSLTFPTKFDMVDSLLNLPHRGKVIFRMSVNPQPIINRVELGTSDLNSRIKAVNSMCEAGYPCGLLIAPVILTDGWKAMYTELLEQLRAGLTKKMQKQMFLEIIMMTYSYIHRAINSEAFPNAPDLYDRQLMTGRGRGRYCYKPEARAEAEEYLRSEVKRVLGDVKILYIS comes from the coding sequence ATGAAATTTGACGCAGTTTACTATGAACCGGACAGTCTTTCCTATGAACTTGGAAAACAGCTTAAAACAAAATTTGCGGATTTACCATGGATCCCTGTAGACAGCCATAATTCTATAAAAGAAATGCGGGAAAAAGAGAATTCCGAGTTCGGAAAAATGAAACGTAATCTGATCATCGGCATCAGAAAGACACATAAGTATGTGGAGAATCACAAGGTTTCCGACTACCTCGTCCCCTATACATCTTCAGGCTGTACAGCCATGTGTCTGTACTGCTATCTCGTATGCAACTATAATAAATGTGCCTATCTGCGCCTGTTTGTCAACCGGGAGCAAATGCTGGACCGTCTCATTAAAAAGGGGGCCGCCAGCGATAAACCTCTTACGTTTGAGATCGGCAGCAACAGTGATCTCGTGCTGGAAAATACAATAACCGGTAATCTCCAATACACGATTTCCCGGTTTACAGAGGAAGGCACCGGCAGCCTGACATTTCCCACAAAATTTGATATGGTAGACAGCCTGCTTAACCTGCCCCACAGAGGAAAGGTGATCTTCCGCATGAGCGTCAATCCTCAGCCCATCATTAACCGCGTTGAATTGGGAACTTCCGATCTGAACAGCCGTATAAAGGCGGTCAACAGCATGTGCGAGGCCGGTTACCCGTGCGGGCTTTTGATCGCGCCTGTCATATTGACGGACGGGTGGAAAGCAATGTATACGGAGCTGCTTGAGCAGCTTCGCGCCGGACTGACCAAAAAAATGCAGAAACAGATGTTTCTGGAGATAATCATGATGACTTATTCCTATATACACCGCGCTATCAACAGCGAGGCTTTTCCAAATGCGCCGGATCTGTATGACCGCCAGCTTATGACCGGACGCGGAAGGGGCCGGTATTGTTATAAGCCGGAGGCAAGGGCTGAGGCAGAGGAATATCTGCGCTCAGAAGTAAAAAGGGTGCTTGGGGATGTGAAGATACTGTATATAAGCTGA
- a CDS encoding cupin domain-containing protein, whose amino-acid sequence MSTKQEVTEQMVFPMGEKNDAFSKYFVGQSYLNMISTEQVVIGNVTFEPGCRNNWHIHHADQNGGQMLLCTAGSGYYQEWGKEPRKLQPGDVVHIPAGVKHWHGAAPDSWFTHLAIEVPAENGSTKWCEAVPDEEYGKLK is encoded by the coding sequence ATGAGTACAAAACAGGAAGTAACAGAACAGATGGTATTCCCTATGGGGGAGAAAAATGATGCGTTTTCCAAATACTTTGTAGGACAGAGCTATCTGAACATGATTTCTACAGAGCAGGTAGTGATAGGGAATGTAACTTTTGAACCTGGCTGCCGTAATAACTGGCATATCCACCATGCAGATCAGAACGGCGGGCAGATGCTTCTTTGTACTGCAGGAAGCGGTTATTATCAGGAATGGGGGAAGGAGCCAAGAAAGCTTCAGCCGGGAGATGTAGTTCACATTCCGGCAGGTGTGAAGCACTGGCATGGCGCGGCACCGGACAGTTGGTTTACACACTTGGCAATAGAAGTTCCGGCAGAGAATGGTTCCACAAAATGGTGCGAAGCTGTCCCGGACGAAGAGTATGGAAAATTAAAATGA
- the rsmH gene encoding 16S rRNA (cytosine(1402)-N(4))-methyltransferase RsmH, giving the protein MEDREKKHKRRVRYSGAYPKRFEEKYKEHQPEKYAKTVSRVIQKGSTPAGMHISICVKEILEFLQIRPGQRGLDATLGYGGHTSKMLECLKGQGHIYALDVDPIESVRTAKRLEKLGYGPDILTVKLQNFAKIDQVSREAGLFDFVLADLGVSSMQIDNPDRGFTYKAEGPLDLRMNPQKGISAAERLRDITKEELEGMLRENSDEPYGAEIAEAVTEKIRKGGEIETTTQLYKTIEEALAFLPEKDRKEAVKKSSQRTFQALRIDVNSEFEALYSFLEKLPDVLAPGGRVAILTFHSGEDRLVKKSFKQFAKSGVYSEISKEVIRPSQEECRQNGRARSTKMRWAVRAEQ; this is encoded by the coding sequence ATGGAAGATCGAGAGAAGAAGCATAAACGCCGGGTGAGATATTCCGGCGCGTATCCAAAGAGATTTGAAGAAAAATATAAAGAGCATCAGCCGGAAAAGTATGCCAAGACGGTATCCAGAGTCATCCAAAAAGGCAGCACTCCGGCTGGAATGCATATTTCTATCTGCGTAAAAGAGATTCTGGAATTCCTCCAGATCCGGCCCGGGCAGAGAGGGCTTGATGCTACGCTCGGTTATGGCGGGCATACGTCAAAGATGCTGGAATGCCTGAAGGGGCAGGGCCATATATATGCGCTGGACGTGGACCCGATCGAGTCTGTCCGGACGGCCAAGAGGCTGGAAAAGCTCGGATACGGCCCGGACATTCTCACGGTAAAGCTGCAGAATTTTGCCAAGATCGATCAAGTGTCCCGGGAGGCAGGTTTATTTGATTTTGTGCTGGCAGATCTGGGTGTCTCCTCCATGCAGATCGATAATCCGGACAGGGGATTCACATATAAGGCAGAAGGCCCTCTTGATCTGCGCATGAATCCGCAGAAGGGGATCAGCGCGGCAGAGAGGCTGCGTGACATTACAAAGGAAGAACTGGAGGGCATGCTGCGGGAGAACTCAGATGAGCCATACGGGGCCGAGATCGCGGAAGCAGTCACAGAAAAGATCCGGAAGGGCGGGGAGATCGAGACGACGACACAGCTTTATAAGACAATAGAAGAAGCGCTTGCTTTTCTCCCTGAGAAAGACCGGAAAGAAGCCGTAAAGAAGTCGAGCCAGCGGACCTTCCAGGCGCTTCGGATCGATGTGAACAGTGAATTTGAAGCATTATATTCTTTTCTGGAAAAGCTGCCGGATGTACTTGCCCCGGGCGGCCGGGTGGCTATATTGACGTTCCACTCAGGCGAGGACCGGCTCGTGAAAAAGTCATTTAAGCAGTTTGCAAAGTCAGGCGTTTACAGTGAGATATCAAAGGAGGTCATCCGGCCGTCGCAGGAGGAGTGCAGGCAGAACGGGCGCGCCCGCTCAACGAAAATGCGCTGGGCTGTCCGGGCGGAGCAGTAG
- a CDS encoding DNA-3-methyladenine glycosylase I, producing the protein MERCKWCLCNDAMIKYHDEEWGIPLYDDRKQFEFLMMEVMQCGLNWNMMIQKREIFCKCFDGFDYEKVASYGEGDIRRILEADGMIRSRRKIEAVIHNAGCFLKIQQEYGSFSEYLWRFAGGKTIFYNRHERGEQPARNGLSDKVSGDLRRRGFKYLGSVTVYSHLQACGIINDHVKECFRYKYIAEHYPFVYKRRNKE; encoded by the coding sequence ATGGAGCGTTGTAAATGGTGTCTGTGCAATGACGCGATGATAAAATACCACGATGAAGAGTGGGGAATTCCACTCTATGATGACAGAAAGCAGTTTGAGTTTCTGATGATGGAAGTGATGCAGTGCGGGCTGAACTGGAACATGATGATACAGAAACGGGAGATTTTTTGCAAATGCTTTGACGGGTTTGACTATGAGAAAGTTGCGTCTTATGGTGAGGGGGATATCCGGAGGATTCTCGAGGCGGATGGGATGATAAGATCCAGGCGGAAAATAGAAGCAGTTATCCACAATGCCGGATGTTTTCTCAAAATACAGCAGGAGTACGGATCTTTCAGCGAATATCTCTGGAGATTTGCCGGCGGAAAGACTATTTTTTATAACAGACACGAAAGAGGGGAGCAGCCCGCAAGAAACGGGCTGTCCGACAAAGTGAGCGGGGACTTGAGAAGGCGTGGTTTCAAGTACCTGGGCTCTGTCACCGTGTACTCTCATCTCCAGGCGTGCGGTATCATCAATGACCATGTGAAAGAGTGCTTCCGCTATAAGTACATAGCAGAACACTATCCGTTTGTATATAAAAGAAGGAATAAAGAATGA
- a CDS encoding metallophosphoesterase, which translates to MVILVLGGMLLVLASGLYWLAGRWLSLFGVCVKNRNIRLLRAGVVLVVALLCLLWRMTILIALHLMVLFFLMDVGAFVLRRAGRKHREERWFRIARRIYRSGLVPVFLTCLILGYGAYNMGQIVPTEYTISTDKIQSDYRVILITDTHYDTVQNPDVLKSKIEEMNAWEPDLIVLGGDIVEEGTSKKSMEEVFHVLGGLKSTFGTYYVYGNHDRQYYADAALGTRTYTVQELQKAIESNGITILCDSWVPVGEEIVLAGRNDVSAMSGRAAAKDLLKGTDRDRFIITADHQPVETKENAKLGVDLQLSGHTHAGQIFPAGYFTDWFLEPNYGKYEKEGCTLIVSSGATGWGFPVRTQEKCEYVVIDIKSEK; encoded by the coding sequence GTGGTTATATTAGTTTTAGGAGGGATGCTGCTGGTACTGGCATCCGGACTGTATTGGCTGGCAGGCAGATGGCTGTCGCTCTTCGGAGTCTGTGTAAAGAACCGGAACATCCGGCTGCTGCGGGCTGGAGTTGTATTGGTTGTGGCATTATTGTGTTTGTTGTGGAGAATGACGATTCTCATTGCCCTGCACTTGATGGTTCTGTTCTTTCTGATGGATGTAGGCGCTTTTGTGTTACGGCGCGCGGGGAGAAAGCACAGGGAAGAAAGATGGTTCCGGATCGCCCGCAGAATTTACCGCAGCGGCCTTGTTCCTGTTTTTCTCACATGTTTGATTCTTGGCTATGGAGCCTACAATATGGGACAAATTGTTCCAACGGAATATACCATTTCCACAGATAAGATTCAATCGGACTATCGAGTGATTTTGATTACGGATACTCACTATGATACGGTTCAGAATCCGGATGTATTGAAGAGCAAAATAGAGGAAATGAATGCGTGGGAGCCGGATCTGATCGTGCTGGGCGGAGATATTGTAGAGGAGGGCACATCAAAAAAATCTATGGAAGAGGTCTTTCATGTATTGGGCGGGCTTAAGAGTACCTTCGGCACTTACTATGTGTACGGAAATCACGACCGGCAGTATTATGCAGATGCGGCGTTAGGAACACGCACCTATACCGTACAGGAGCTGCAGAAGGCAATAGAATCTAATGGGATCACTATTTTGTGTGACAGCTGGGTTCCAGTCGGAGAAGAGATAGTTCTGGCCGGCAGAAACGATGTGTCTGCAATGTCAGGGCGGGCCGCCGCAAAAGACTTATTAAAAGGTACAGACAGAGACAGGTTTATTATAACGGCGGACCATCAGCCTGTTGAGACAAAAGAAAATGCAAAGCTCGGTGTGGATCTGCAGCTGTCCGGACATACCCATGCAGGGCAGATATTTCCGGCAGGCTATTTTACAGACTGGTTTCTTGAACCGAACTATGGAAAATATGAGAAGGAGGGATGCACTTTGATCGTATCCTCCGGCGCTACCGGATGGGGATTTCCTGTCCGTACACAGGAAAAATGTGAATATGTCGTGATAGACATAAAATCAGAAAAATAA